In one Nicotiana sylvestris chromosome 8, ASM39365v2, whole genome shotgun sequence genomic region, the following are encoded:
- the LOC138875425 gene encoding uncharacterized protein, protein MGNISQDLYSSPKGALTSDTVLNPKGGNNTGHAMAIITRSGRGGNAPTSSGRRLVDDDQVMQEEEISNNIVQPNEEVWIDIDDSVEETQEKVNPSRENMIDIPEPVLPKAKAPLPKPPTPYPQRPAKQNGENQFKKFIQMMKSLSVNVPLVEALEQIPNYAKFIKDLVTNRWSMNLETIKVTHQVSENVHSMTPKLKDPGAFTIPCTIRSAEFAKALYVLGKVKI, encoded by the coding sequence ATGGGAAATATCTCTCAAGATTTATATTCTAGTCCTAAGGGGGCATTAACAAGTGATACGGTGCTAAACCCAAAGGGTGGCAACAATACGGGGCATGCCATGGCGATTATCACAAGAAGTGGAAGAGGTGGGAATGCACCCACATCAAGTGGAAGGCGACTTGTTGATGATGATCAAGTGATGCAAGAAGAAGAGATCTCGAACAATATTGTTCAACCTAATGAGGAAGtttggattgatattgatgatagtgTGGAAGAAACTCAAGAGAAGGTGAACCCGTCTAGAGAAAACATGATTGACATACCGGAGCCGGTATTACCAAAGGCAAAGGCACCATTGCCTAAGCCTCCAACTCCATACCCTCAAAGACCTGCCAAGCAAAATGGTGAGAATCAATTCAAGAAATTTATTCAAATGATGAAGAGTCTTTCAGTCAATGTGCCATTGGTAGAAGCTTTGGAACAAATACCCAATTATGCAAAGTTTATAAAAGATCTTGTGACAAATAGGTGGTCAATGAATTTGGAGACCATCAAagtcactcatcaagtgagtgaaAATGTTCATTCAATgactcctaagttgaaggatcccggtgctttcactaTTCCTTGTACAATTAGAAGTGCCGAGTTTGCTAAAGCTCTTTATGTCTTAGGAAAAGTAAAGATTTGA